The proteins below are encoded in one region of Streptomyces roseirectus:
- a CDS encoding helix-turn-helix domain-containing protein: MTDGYEVAGGPATASLSALVARVTALADRLGVPHGQVFDVPRLSVSSGVPEPVVKALLGGRPAGEPDVQARFLQRLGLLRRTRLKPNGRKYTQQEIADGAGMSRQQAGALINGDRRPTMEHCDAIQRFFRVHAGFLTAEDPEALASVLLHTEQELLQQLAAREAASAADPLERLLQDHGVRQIAWRAAQLPTDQHRDKVAEWLDMLLESVKRPES; this comes from the coding sequence GTGACGGATGGCTACGAGGTCGCGGGCGGCCCGGCGACGGCTTCGCTGTCGGCCCTCGTCGCCCGTGTCACCGCGCTCGCCGACCGGCTCGGCGTACCGCACGGGCAGGTCTTCGACGTCCCCCGGCTGTCGGTGTCGTCCGGCGTGCCCGAGCCCGTCGTCAAGGCGCTGCTCGGCGGACGCCCGGCCGGTGAGCCCGACGTGCAGGCCCGGTTCCTCCAGCGGCTGGGGCTGCTGCGGCGCACCCGGCTCAAGCCGAACGGCCGCAAGTACACGCAGCAGGAGATCGCGGACGGCGCGGGGATGTCCCGCCAGCAGGCGGGCGCGCTGATCAACGGCGACCGGCGGCCAACGATGGAGCACTGCGACGCCATCCAGCGCTTCTTCCGCGTCCACGCGGGCTTCCTGACGGCGGAGGACCCCGAGGCGCTGGCGAGCGTCCTGCTCCACACCGAACAGGAGCTGCTGCAGCAGCTCGCCGCGCGGGAGGCGGCGTCGGCGGCGGACCCGCTGGAGCGGCTGCTCCAGGACCACGGGGTGCGCCAGATCGCCTGGCGCGCCGCCCAACTCCCCACGGACCAGCACCGGGACAAGGTCGCCGAGTGGCTGGACATGCTGTTGGAGAGCGTCAAGCGACCCGAGTCGTGA
- a CDS encoding toxin-antitoxin system, toxin component, with amino-acid sequence MRRLCGELVAGLTLDAPAAPGDLYAALCAGMSRRRGRPVHFRTAAFPVDTASGLWLDMNDQDLVVIEERTAPDHQLVILGHELWHMSAGHRGHPVEGAVAAARLLYDGADLQETVRRVAARTRFDEADEREAETFGLLLASRCRGLLAGAPEKGQRDRLAGRIEASLGYLGQGDK; translated from the coding sequence ATGCGGCGGCTGTGCGGCGAACTCGTCGCCGGCCTCACCCTCGACGCGCCCGCCGCGCCCGGGGACCTGTACGCGGCGCTGTGCGCCGGGATGAGCCGCCGGCGCGGCCGGCCCGTGCACTTCCGTACGGCCGCGTTCCCCGTGGACACCGCGAGCGGATTATGGCTGGACATGAACGATCAGGACCTCGTCGTGATCGAGGAACGGACAGCGCCCGATCACCAACTGGTCATCCTCGGACATGAGCTGTGGCACATGAGCGCCGGGCACCGGGGCCACCCCGTCGAGGGCGCGGTGGCCGCCGCGCGCCTGCTGTACGACGGCGCCGACCTCCAGGAGACGGTACGCCGCGTCGCCGCGCGCACGCGCTTCGACGAGGCGGACGAGCGCGAGGCGGAGACGTTCGGCCTGCTGCTCGCGAGCCGGTGCCGGGGGCTGCTCGCGGGCGCGCCGGAGAAGGGCCAGCGGGACCGGCTGGCGGGACGGATCGAGGCGTCGCTGGGGTATCTGGGGCAGGGCGACAAGTAA
- a CDS encoding 4'-phosphopantetheinyl transferase family protein, whose protein sequence is MIERLLPASVVAVEAIGAAAADPATEAGLYPEELAVITKAVAKRRREFATVRACARQAMEKLGVAPRPILPGERGAPGWPEGLRGSMTHCAGYCAAALVRTADLASLGIDAEPHDTLPEGVQAAIALPSETERLAALTAERPGIHWDRLLFSAKESVYKAWFPLTAKWLDFSEADIVLTPVESAFGTLSATLLVPGPVVDGREVTRFEGHWIVRDGLLATAITVPHTG, encoded by the coding sequence GTGATCGAGCGGCTGCTGCCGGCGTCCGTGGTGGCGGTGGAGGCGATCGGCGCCGCCGCCGCGGACCCGGCGACCGAGGCGGGGCTGTACCCCGAGGAGCTGGCGGTGATCACCAAGGCGGTCGCCAAGCGGCGCCGGGAGTTCGCCACCGTCCGGGCCTGCGCGCGCCAGGCGATGGAGAAGCTGGGGGTCGCCCCCCGGCCGATCCTGCCCGGCGAACGCGGCGCGCCCGGCTGGCCCGAGGGGCTGCGCGGCAGCATGACCCACTGCGCGGGCTACTGCGCGGCGGCCCTGGTGCGGACGGCGGACCTCGCGTCCCTCGGGATCGACGCGGAGCCCCACGACACGCTGCCCGAGGGGGTGCAGGCGGCGATCGCGCTGCCCTCGGAGACCGAGCGGCTGGCCGCGCTCACCGCCGAGCGCCCCGGGATCCACTGGGACCGGCTGCTGTTCAGCGCCAAGGAGTCGGTCTACAAGGCGTGGTTCCCGCTCACCGCCAAGTGGCTCGACTTCTCCGAGGCGGACATCGTCCTCACCCCCGTGGAGAGCGCCTTCGGCACCCTCTCGGCGACGCTGCTGGTGCCGGGCCCGGTGGTCGACGGGCGGGAGGTCACGCGCTTCGAGGGGCACTGGATCGTCCGGGACGGGCTGCTGGCGACGGCGATCACGGTGCCGCACACGGGGTGA
- a CDS encoding metallophosphoesterase family protein, with translation MTTTAGDAGRLLAISDLHIGYPENRALVEELHPEHEDDWLLVAGDVSENVADIRWTLKTLASRFAKVVWVPGNHELWTHPSDPVTLRGVERYEHVVALCRDLGVVTPEDPYPVWEGAGGPVVVVPLFLLYDYSFLPAGCATKAAGLEYAHGTGVVCNDEYLLHPDPYPTREAWCRARVELTERRLAELPPDLPVVFVNHYPLDRHPTDVLWYPEFAMWCGTTLTADWHRRYPVAAMVYGHLHIPRTTWHEGVRFEEVSVGYPREWKKRDRPPGRPRVILPAPVSGAAKGAGR, from the coding sequence GTGACGACGACGGCCGGTGACGCCGGACGACTGCTGGCGATCAGCGACCTGCACATCGGCTATCCGGAGAACCGGGCCCTGGTCGAGGAGTTGCACCCGGAGCACGAGGACGACTGGCTGCTGGTCGCCGGCGACGTCTCCGAGAACGTCGCGGACATCCGGTGGACCCTCAAGACCCTCGCGAGCCGGTTCGCCAAGGTCGTGTGGGTGCCGGGCAACCACGAGCTGTGGACCCACCCCTCCGACCCGGTGACGCTGCGCGGCGTCGAGCGGTACGAGCACGTGGTCGCGCTCTGCCGCGACCTGGGCGTCGTCACCCCCGAGGACCCCTACCCCGTGTGGGAGGGGGCGGGCGGCCCGGTGGTGGTCGTGCCGCTGTTCCTGCTGTACGACTACTCGTTCCTGCCCGCCGGCTGCGCGACGAAGGCGGCGGGGCTGGAGTACGCGCACGGTACGGGCGTCGTCTGCAACGACGAGTACCTGCTGCACCCCGACCCCTACCCGACCCGTGAGGCGTGGTGCCGGGCGCGCGTCGAGCTGACCGAGCGGCGGCTGGCCGAGCTGCCGCCGGATCTGCCCGTCGTCTTCGTCAACCACTACCCGCTGGACCGGCACCCCACCGACGTGCTCTGGTACCCGGAGTTCGCGATGTGGTGCGGCACGACGCTGACCGCGGACTGGCACCGCCGGTACCCGGTGGCCGCGATGGTGTACGGGCACCTGCACATCCCGCGCACGACCTGGCACGAGGGGGTGCGCTTCGAGGAGGTCTCGGTGGGCTATCCGCGGGAGTGGAAGAAACGGGACCGGCCGCCGGGCCGGCCCCGGGTGATCCTGCCGGCTCCGGTGTCCGGCGCGGCGAAGGGGGCGGGCCGGTGA
- a CDS encoding ATP-grasp domain-containing protein: MVSRVRVWLNRTYAENVFFMDQLRRNPSDRAVEIHATHGDADSPVLAAADTADLEPEGLSPAAYVEFALDQCARRSIDVFVPRLHQAAIVAHRAEFEAAGTALLAPTPQAVAVFEDKIVAYEAVRAIGVGVPPWFRVRNAEQLVAAVDELEADGYKACFKPASGAGGVGFRVVTRAPFSLVHLSGFPSPYVPLNMVTAALEESEEEVDWIVMPRLEQPEVSVDCLTGPDNIVRMAIGRTKNGRRRGFTLHEQWLEPARLIAEGFGLHYLSNIQFRMFGDEPVLMDVNTRPAGGLHQLSLCGVNAPWAAVQLALGEDPGEIVPPFLGQDYTVVSGPRPLRPVTLPQQRVDEPVLPAVQAPATAVRSESVETPVGSEAGAPA; the protein is encoded by the coding sequence ATGGTCTCTCGCGTACGCGTCTGGCTCAACCGCACGTACGCGGAGAACGTCTTCTTCATGGATCAGCTGCGGAGAAATCCCAGCGACCGTGCCGTGGAGATCCATGCGACGCACGGCGACGCCGACTCCCCCGTCCTGGCCGCCGCCGACACCGCCGACCTGGAGCCCGAGGGCCTGTCCCCCGCCGCCTACGTCGAGTTCGCGCTCGACCAGTGCGCGCGCCGCTCCATCGACGTGTTCGTGCCGCGCCTGCACCAGGCGGCGATCGTCGCCCACCGCGCCGAGTTCGAGGCGGCCGGCACCGCGCTGCTGGCGCCGACGCCGCAGGCCGTGGCCGTCTTCGAGGACAAGATCGTGGCGTACGAGGCCGTGCGCGCGATCGGTGTCGGGGTGCCGCCGTGGTTCCGGGTCCGTAACGCGGAACAACTCGTCGCCGCTGTCGACGAGTTGGAGGCCGATGGGTACAAGGCGTGCTTCAAGCCGGCGTCCGGGGCGGGCGGGGTGGGCTTCCGCGTCGTGACGCGCGCCCCCTTCTCGCTCGTGCACCTCAGCGGATTTCCCTCCCCCTACGTGCCGTTGAACATGGTGACGGCCGCGCTGGAGGAGTCCGAGGAGGAGGTCGACTGGATCGTCATGCCGCGCCTCGAACAGCCCGAGGTGTCGGTGGACTGCCTCACCGGGCCCGACAACATCGTCCGCATGGCCATCGGGCGGACGAAGAACGGGCGCCGGCGCGGGTTCACGCTGCACGAGCAGTGGCTGGAGCCGGCCCGGCTGATCGCCGAGGGCTTCGGGCTGCACTACCTCTCCAACATCCAGTTCCGCATGTTCGGCGACGAGCCCGTCCTCATGGACGTCAACACGCGGCCCGCCGGCGGGCTGCACCAGCTGTCGCTGTGTGGCGTCAACGCCCCTTGGGCGGCGGTGCAGTTGGCGCTCGGCGAGGACCCGGGCGAGATCGTGCCGCCGTTCCTCGGGCAGGACTACACGGTCGTCTCCGGGCCGCGTCCGCTGCGCCCGGTGACGCTGCCGCAGCAGCGGGTCGACGAGCCGGTGCTCCCGGCGGTGCAGGCTCCGGCGACGGCGGTGCGGAGCGAGTCCGTGGAGACCCCGGTGGGCTCCGAGGCGGGCGCGCCCGCCTAG
- a CDS encoding alpha-L-fucosidase, which translates to MKSPTRSRSSDVPMQPWFTDAKLGIFIHWGIYAVDGVQESWSFYDDIVPYEQYLSQLDRFTASKYDPRAWADLFARAGAKYAVLTSRHHDGVAMWDTEHKHLGLDRDFLTGYAEALREKDLKVGFYYSHSDWSHPDYASTRKPGRPPEQEDNRYSECAAEDEDLAAWDRFLAYRDGQIRELASRYRPDLMWFDGEWDRSEEQWRIPELAALIRSYVPDVVFNARMLGEGDYATPEQGAPIVPPDGPWELCLTINDSWGYQHHDHNHKSLAQLIRYFTETIGGGGNLLLDVGPMEDGTIPAPQVERLEGLGEWIRKHEAAVYGTVRGLPAGHHYGPSTLSADRRTLYLVLFDAPRAEIGVRGLATGVRSVRVLGSGRELGHRVVGGLHDAVGVLWIDRPQEADLDPYATVLAVELEGELELYRGAGRF; encoded by the coding sequence GTGAAGTCCCCAACCCGGTCGAGGAGTTCAGACGTGCCCATGCAACCCTGGTTCACCGACGCCAAGTTGGGGATCTTCATCCACTGGGGCATCTACGCCGTGGACGGCGTCCAGGAGTCCTGGTCGTTCTACGACGACATCGTCCCCTACGAGCAATACCTGTCCCAGCTCGACCGGTTCACCGCCTCGAAGTACGACCCCCGCGCCTGGGCCGACCTCTTCGCCCGCGCCGGCGCCAAGTACGCCGTGCTGACCAGCCGGCACCACGACGGCGTCGCGATGTGGGACACGGAACACAAACACCTCGGCCTGGACCGGGACTTCCTCACCGGGTACGCCGAGGCGCTGCGCGAGAAGGACCTCAAGGTCGGCTTCTACTACTCGCACTCCGACTGGAGCCACCCCGACTACGCGTCCACCCGCAAGCCCGGCCGCCCGCCGGAGCAGGAGGACAACCGCTACTCGGAGTGCGCCGCCGAGGACGAGGACCTGGCCGCGTGGGACCGCTTCCTCGCCTACCGGGACGGCCAGATCAGGGAGCTGGCGTCCCGCTACCGCCCCGACCTGATGTGGTTCGACGGCGAGTGGGACCGCAGCGAGGAACAGTGGCGCATCCCCGAACTCGCCGCGCTGATCCGCTCGTACGTCCCCGACGTCGTCTTCAACGCGCGCATGCTCGGCGAGGGCGACTACGCGACGCCCGAGCAGGGCGCCCCGATCGTCCCGCCGGACGGGCCGTGGGAGCTGTGCCTGACGATCAACGACTCGTGGGGCTACCAGCACCACGACCACAACCACAAGTCCCTCGCCCAGCTGATCCGTTACTTCACGGAGACGATCGGCGGGGGCGGCAACCTCCTCCTTGACGTCGGCCCGATGGAGGACGGCACGATCCCCGCGCCGCAGGTCGAGCGGCTCGAAGGGCTGGGGGAGTGGATCCGCAAGCACGAGGCGGCCGTGTACGGGACCGTGCGCGGGCTGCCGGCCGGCCACCACTACGGGCCCAGCACCCTCTCCGCCGACCGGCGCACCCTGTACCTGGTCCTCTTCGACGCGCCGCGCGCCGAGATCGGCGTACGCGGACTCGCGACCGGGGTGCGGAGCGTGCGGGTGCTGGGGTCGGGCCGGGAACTCGGGCACCGGGTGGTCGGCGGGCTGCACGACGCGGTCGGCGTGCTGTGGATCGACCGGCCTCAGGAGGCGGATCTGGATCCGTACGCGACTGTCCTGGCCGTGGAGTTGGAAGGGGAGCTGGAGCTGTACCGGGGGGCGGGCCGGTTCTGA
- a CDS encoding alpha-mannosidase: MHDERQRIEERVERLHTQRIKSAIYAATVPFAVEAWQAPGEPVSFEEAAAATYTPFEMDTPWGPPWGTTWFRMRGTVPAEWAGRRVESVIDLGFVGDWPGNQAEALVHTVDGTPLKAVNPLNQYVPVANPAVGGEEIDYLVEAASNPDILAENFSKITPMGDILTAGDKPLYTFRHAHLAVLDEEVFHLDLDVQVLRELMAELGEHDPRRHEIMHALDRAMDALDLDDVAGSAAAVRAVLKPVLAKPANASAHVISGVGHAHIDSAWLWPIRETKRKTSRTFSNVTSLADEYEEFVFACSQAQQYEWVRDNYPKVWARIQESVKKGQWAPVGGMWVEADGNLPGGEAVARQLIHGKRFFIEHFGIETKGVWLPDSFGYTAAYPQLAKLAGNEWFLTQKISWNQTNTFPHHTFWWEGIDGTRIFTHFPPVDTYNARFSGEEMSRAVRQYREKGQANRSLAPFGWGDGGGGPTREIMERARRLRDLEGSAKVEIEHPDEFFAKARAEYPDAPVWVGELYLELHRATYTSQARTKQGNRRSEHKLREAELWATTAALHAPDYTYPAEKLDRLWKTVLLHQFHDILPGSSIAWVHREAEAEYARVAEELEELTAEAIDALGHGGLRVFNTSPYDRAEVVRTPDGTRAYVEVPANGSAALGDEAAPHPVTVDGLTLDNGLVRVEFAPDGTLKSVYDIGAGREVLAEPGNLLRLHTDLPNYWDAWDIDKHYKNRYTDLLDADSVTVVEADPLIGAVRIERSFGKGSTIVQTVTVRAGSSRIDVETDIDWHEAEKILKAAFPIDIRAAHSSAEIAFGHIQRPTHTNTSWESARFEVSGHRWVHLAEPGYGVAVLNDSTYGHDVSRTVREDGGTTTTVRLSLVRAPRIPDPGADQGRHRFTYSLLPGASIADAVAEGYSLNLPLRLAESAGAAEPVVSVDGEGVTVEAVKLADDSTGDLVVRLYESSGGRAQGVLRTSVDLAGAQITDLLERPLEDVELTSDGGVAVELRPFQILTLRLRRA, translated from the coding sequence ATGCACGACGAACGCCAGCGGATCGAGGAGCGCGTCGAGCGCCTTCACACCCAGCGCATCAAGTCCGCGATCTACGCGGCGACCGTCCCCTTCGCGGTGGAGGCCTGGCAGGCCCCCGGCGAGCCGGTCTCCTTCGAGGAAGCCGCAGCCGCGACCTACACGCCGTTCGAGATGGACACCCCGTGGGGCCCGCCGTGGGGCACGACCTGGTTCCGGATGCGTGGCACCGTCCCCGCCGAGTGGGCGGGCCGGCGCGTCGAGTCGGTCATCGACCTCGGCTTCGTCGGCGACTGGCCCGGCAACCAGGCCGAGGCCCTGGTCCACACCGTGGACGGCACCCCGCTGAAGGCCGTCAACCCGCTCAACCAGTACGTGCCGGTCGCGAACCCCGCCGTCGGTGGCGAGGAGATCGACTACCTCGTCGAGGCCGCCTCCAACCCGGACATCCTCGCCGAGAACTTCTCGAAGATCACGCCCATGGGCGACATCCTCACCGCCGGCGACAAGCCCCTCTACACCTTCCGCCACGCCCACCTCGCCGTCCTCGACGAGGAGGTCTTCCACCTCGACCTCGACGTCCAGGTCCTGCGCGAGCTGATGGCCGAACTCGGCGAGCACGACCCGCGCCGCCACGAGATCATGCACGCCCTCGACCGCGCGATGGACGCCCTCGACCTGGACGACGTCGCCGGGTCGGCGGCCGCCGTGCGCGCGGTGCTGAAGCCGGTGCTGGCCAAGCCCGCCAACGCCTCCGCGCACGTCATCTCCGGCGTCGGCCACGCCCACATCGACTCCGCGTGGCTGTGGCCGATCCGCGAGACGAAGCGCAAGACGTCCCGCACCTTCTCCAACGTCACCTCGCTGGCCGACGAGTACGAGGAGTTCGTCTTCGCCTGCTCGCAGGCCCAGCAGTACGAGTGGGTGCGCGACAACTACCCCAAGGTGTGGGCCCGCATCCAGGAGTCCGTGAAGAAGGGCCAGTGGGCGCCCGTCGGCGGCATGTGGGTCGAGGCGGACGGCAACCTGCCCGGCGGCGAGGCCGTCGCCCGCCAGCTCATCCACGGCAAGCGGTTCTTCATCGAGCACTTCGGCATCGAGACCAAGGGCGTCTGGCTCCCCGACTCCTTCGGCTACACCGCCGCCTACCCGCAGCTCGCCAAGCTCGCCGGCAACGAGTGGTTCCTCACCCAGAAGATCTCCTGGAACCAGACCAACACCTTCCCCCACCACACCTTCTGGTGGGAGGGCATCGACGGCACCCGCATCTTCACCCACTTCCCGCCCGTCGACACCTACAACGCCCGCTTCAGCGGCGAGGAGATGTCCCGCGCGGTCCGCCAGTACCGCGAGAAGGGCCAGGCCAACCGCTCGCTCGCGCCGTTCGGCTGGGGCGACGGCGGCGGCGGCCCCACCCGCGAGATCATGGAACGCGCCCGCCGCCTTCGCGATCTGGAGGGCTCGGCCAAGGTCGAGATCGAGCACCCCGACGAGTTCTTCGCCAAGGCCCGCGCCGAGTACCCCGACGCCCCCGTCTGGGTCGGCGAGCTCTACCTGGAGCTGCACCGCGCCACCTACACCTCGCAGGCCCGCACCAAGCAGGGCAACCGGCGCAGCGAGCACAAGCTGCGCGAGGCCGAGCTGTGGGCGACGACGGCCGCCCTGCACGCCCCGGACTACACCTACCCGGCCGAGAAACTGGACCGCCTGTGGAAGACGGTCCTGCTCCACCAGTTCCACGACATCCTGCCCGGCTCCTCCATCGCCTGGGTGCACCGCGAGGCCGAGGCCGAGTACGCCCGCGTCGCCGAGGAGCTGGAGGAGCTGACCGCCGAGGCGATCGACGCCCTCGGCCACGGCGGCCTGCGCGTCTTCAACACCAGCCCCTACGACCGCGCCGAGGTCGTCCGCACCCCCGACGGCACCCGCGCCTACGTCGAGGTCCCCGCGAACGGCAGCGCCGCGTTGGGTGATGAGGCGGCCCCGCACCCGGTGACCGTGGACGGGCTGACCCTCGACAACGGCCTGGTACGGGTGGAGTTCGCTCCCGACGGCACCCTGAAGTCGGTGTACGACATCGGCGCCGGCCGCGAAGTCCTCGCCGAACCGGGCAACCTGCTGCGCCTGCACACCGACCTGCCCAACTACTGGGACGCCTGGGACATCGACAAGCACTACAAGAACCGCTACACCGACCTGCTGGACGCGGACTCGGTGACGGTCGTCGAGGCGGACCCGCTGATCGGCGCCGTGCGGATCGAGCGGTCCTTCGGCAAGGGCTCGACGATCGTCCAGACGGTCACCGTCCGCGCGGGCAGCTCCCGCATCGACGTCGAGACGGACATCGACTGGCACGAGGCCGAGAAGATCCTCAAGGCCGCGTTCCCCATCGACATCCGGGCGGCGCACTCCTCCGCCGAGATCGCCTTCGGCCACATCCAGCGCCCCACCCATACCAACACCTCGTGGGAGTCGGCCCGCTTCGAGGTCTCCGGCCACCGCTGGGTCCACCTCGCCGAACCGGGCTACGGCGTCGCCGTCCTGAACGACTCGACGTACGGCCACGACGTCTCCCGCACGGTCCGCGAGGACGGCGGCACGACCACCACCGTCCGCCTCAGCCTCGTCCGCGCCCCCCGCATCCCCGACCCCGGCGCCGACCAGGGCCGCCACCGCTTCACCTACTCCCTGCTGCCCGGCGCGAGCATCGCCGACGCGGTCGCCGAGGGCTACTCCCTCAACCTGCCGCTGCGCCTCGCGGAGTCGGCGGGCGCCGCCGAACCGGTCGTCTCCGTGGACGGCGAGGGCGTGACCGTCGAGGCCGTCAAGCTCGCGGACGACTCCACCGGCGACCTCGTCGTCCGGCTCTACGAGTCCAGCGGCGGCCGCGCCCAGGGCGTGCTGCGGACGTCCGTGGACCTGGCCGGCGCGCAGATCACCGACCTGCTCGAACGGCCCCTGGAGGACGTCGAGTTGACGTCCGACGGCGGGGTGGCGGTCGAGCTGCGGCCGTTCCAGATCCTGACGCTGCGCCTGCGGCGCGCATGA
- a CDS encoding 6-phospho-beta-glucosidase — translation MKLTILGGGGFRVPLVYGALLGDRGEGRVTEVVLHDLDEGRLKAVTRVLTEQASTVPDAPSVTATTNLDDALTGADFVFSAIRVGGLEGRANDEKVALDQGVLGQETVGAGGIAYGLRTVPVAVDIARRVARLAPDAWVINFTNPAGLVTEAMSRHLGDRVIGICDSPVGLGRRIARVLGANPNDAYIDYVGLNHLGWVRGLKIAGRDELPRLLADPDLLGSFEEGKLFGTDWLKSLGAIPNEYLHYYYFNREAVRSYQEAEKTRGAFLRDQQARFYDEVAAPGAHALDAWNRTRAEREATYMAENRETAGAGERDEDDLSGGYEKVALALMRAIARDERTTLILNVRNRHTLSVLDTDAVIEVPCLVDANGAHPVAVAPLPGHAVGLVSAVKAVEREVLAAAESGSRTTAVKAFALHPLVDSVNVARRLVEGYTAVHPGLGYLK, via the coding sequence GTGAAGCTGACGATTCTGGGCGGCGGCGGGTTCCGGGTGCCGCTCGTGTACGGGGCGCTCCTCGGCGACCGCGGCGAGGGCCGGGTGACCGAGGTCGTCCTGCACGACCTGGACGAGGGGCGGCTGAAAGCGGTCACCCGTGTTCTCACCGAGCAGGCGTCCACCGTGCCGGACGCGCCGTCAGTGACCGCCACCACGAACCTCGACGACGCCCTGACCGGCGCCGACTTCGTCTTCTCCGCGATCCGCGTCGGCGGCCTCGAAGGGCGGGCCAACGACGAGAAGGTCGCCCTCGACCAGGGCGTCCTGGGGCAGGAGACGGTCGGCGCGGGCGGCATCGCCTACGGGCTGCGCACGGTCCCCGTCGCCGTCGACATCGCGCGGCGCGTGGCCCGGCTCGCGCCGGACGCCTGGGTCATCAACTTCACCAACCCGGCGGGGCTGGTCACCGAGGCCATGTCCCGCCACCTCGGCGACCGCGTCATCGGCATCTGTGACTCCCCGGTCGGCCTCGGCCGCCGCATCGCCCGCGTCCTGGGCGCCAACCCGAACGACGCCTACATCGACTACGTCGGCCTCAACCACCTCGGCTGGGTACGGGGTTTGAAGATCGCCGGCCGCGACGAGCTGCCCCGCCTGCTCGCCGACCCCGACCTGCTCGGCTCCTTCGAGGAGGGCAAGCTCTTCGGCACCGACTGGCTGAAGTCGCTGGGCGCGATCCCCAACGAGTACCTGCACTACTACTACTTCAACCGCGAGGCCGTCCGCTCCTACCAGGAGGCCGAGAAGACCCGCGGCGCCTTCCTGCGCGACCAGCAGGCCCGGTTCTACGACGAGGTCGCCGCCCCCGGCGCCCACGCCCTGGACGCCTGGAACCGCACCCGCGCCGAGCGCGAGGCCACCTACATGGCCGAGAACCGCGAGACGGCCGGCGCCGGCGAGCGCGACGAGGACGACCTCTCCGGCGGCTACGAGAAGGTCGCCCTCGCTCTGATGCGGGCCATCGCCCGCGACGAGCGCACGACCCTCATCCTCAACGTCCGCAACCGCCACACCCTCTCCGTGCTCGACACGGACGCGGTGATCGAGGTGCCCTGCCTGGTCGACGCCAACGGCGCCCACCCCGTCGCGGTCGCCCCGCTGCCCGGCCACGCCGTCGGCCTGGTCAGCGCCGTCAAGGCGGTCGAGCGCGAGGTGCTGGCCGCCGCCGAGTCCGGTTCGCGCACGACGGCGGTGAAGGCGTTCGCGCTGCATCCGCTGGTGGACTCGGTCAACGTCGCGCGGCGGCTGGTGGAGGGCTACACCGCCGTCCATCCCGGTCTCGGCTACCTCAAGTAA
- a CDS encoding DeoR/GlpR family DNA-binding transcription regulator, which yields MLAERRHQLILRALRSGGPAAVTDLSEQLGVSPATIRRDLVKLEEDGLLTRVHGGAVAEEGDQPFAEVAEVRVAEKDAIAARAAAMIGNGQSVLLDIGTTAYRLARQLHGRRLTVITSNLVVYEELADDEGIELVLLGGVVRRDYRSLVGFLTEDNLRQLHADWLFLGTSGVRPGGQVMDTTVVEVPVKRAMIKASDKVVLLADRAKFPGTGMAKVCGPEDLDVVVTNAPVDPVTRSSLTEAGAEVVVAGKVEA from the coding sequence GTGCTGGCAGAACGACGACACCAACTGATCCTGAGGGCCCTGCGCTCCGGCGGCCCGGCGGCCGTCACCGACCTCTCCGAGCAGCTCGGTGTGAGCCCCGCCACCATCCGGCGCGACCTGGTCAAGCTGGAGGAGGACGGCCTGCTGACCCGCGTCCACGGCGGCGCGGTCGCCGAGGAGGGCGACCAGCCCTTTGCCGAGGTCGCCGAGGTCCGCGTCGCCGAGAAGGACGCGATAGCCGCGCGCGCGGCGGCGATGATCGGCAACGGCCAGTCCGTGCTGCTCGACATCGGCACCACCGCCTACCGCCTCGCCCGGCAGCTGCACGGCCGCCGCCTCACCGTCATCACCAGCAACCTCGTCGTCTACGAGGAACTGGCCGACGACGAGGGCATCGAGCTGGTCCTGCTCGGCGGCGTGGTCCGCCGCGACTACCGCTCCCTGGTCGGCTTCCTCACCGAGGACAACCTGCGCCAGCTCCACGCCGACTGGCTCTTCCTCGGCACGAGCGGAGTGCGCCCCGGCGGGCAGGTGATGGACACGACCGTCGTCGAGGTGCCGGTCAAACGCGCGATGATCAAGGCGAGCGACAAGGTCGTCCTGCTCGCCGACCGGGCCAAGTTCCCCGGCACGGGCATGGCGAAGGTCTGTGGTCCCGAGGACCTGGACGTGGTGGTGACCAACGCCCCGGTCGACCCCGTCACCCGCTCCTCCCTCACGGAGGCGGGCGCCGAGGTCGTCGTGGCAGGAAAGGTAGAAGCGTGA